The Halobacillus ihumii genomic sequence TTCTAATTCTTCCTCATTAAAGCCATCTCGATAATTCTCAACGACTTCATATGTTTTCCCAAACAGTTCAATCACTCGGATCACCTCATACCTTGTCATTAGTGTACCATATTTAAAAACAGTGGTGACAATACATCCGTAAAAATTTTGTATCATTCCTTAAAAAAAGTCCAACCTAAAAGTAAGTTGTCATATCAACAGGAGGATTTAACATGAAAAACTATAGATTAATTACACTTATAATGGGACTGACTTTCCTGTTATTAGCAGGTTGTACGGAAGCTCAGAAAGAAGAAGCAAGAGACAAGGGTACGGATGAAGCACTCCATCGAAATGAAATGGATGACTATAACGACCGCCCCATGGAAGGACAGGTAGGTTACGTTCGTTATGAAAAAGATCAGCTTGACCAGGACGCGGAACAAAATCAGAACTTTAAAGTTAATAAAGAAAAAGTGGCTGACATGATTTCACGCATGATTCTCAAATACGATGAATTTGAGGACGTAGCAACTCTTGTTACTGATGAAGAAGTTCTTGTTGCTTATCAAGCTCCGGAAGGTCAAGATCGAGAGCTATCAGCTGATATGGTGAAAAAGACAGCCTACTCATTAGTTCCAAGCTTTTACCATGTATATGTCTCTGATAACCCTTCTGCATTTGGCGATATTCAAAGCTTAAGTAACTCCACAGTTTATGATGATCAATATAATGAAGTGATCGATAATATTATTCAAAAAATGAAGGAAGCTCCTCAAGGTAAAGGAGATCAGGCAGAGAATACTGACACTGATCCTTCTTAACTCTTTCCCTAACTTTACCAAGCATAAGAGCCTGATAGGTAAGAAAGGCTAAACTGTACCAATTAATTTGAAGGTGAATATAAATGAACATTCGTGCTACAGTACTTTTAACCATCGTGATTACAGCTATGTGTCAGTTGTTCTTTATGTATAATGCTTCAGCAAGCGAAGAGTCTGAACGTATGTCTCTTTACAAAAAAACTTCTGCTGTCACCAATATCCCTTGGTATTACTTTGCTGCAATTGACCAATATGAACGACAAGTAAACGAAGAAATTCCCGAGGAAAGAGTAACAGCAATTAAGCCTGATCCATTATTTTGGAAAGGAGTTAAAGGACCTTCTTTGTTTTTTCCAAATGGATGGGGAGCCAGCGGAAACGATGATAAGAAAGCTGATATAACAAACGATGAAGACGTCCTTTGGTCCATAGGAAGCTATATAAAGTCCTATGGTACAACTAGAGATGACATCAGAATAGCTCTATGGAATTATTATAAACGTGATTTAACTGTTCAAACCATTATGAATACGGCCGAAGTATTTAAAAAGTTCCAAACTGTAGCATTGACAGACCGAGACTTCCCATTGCCTCTTGAAGCCAATTACAGTTATAACAACACATGGGGAGACGCACGTGGATTTGGCGGAAGACGGATCCATGAGGGAACGGACATCTTTGCTAACTATGGAGTCCCTGTAAAATCCACCACTTACGGTGTCGTTGAAATGAAAGGCTGGAACAAATATGGGGGTTGGAGAATTGGAATAAGAGATATTTATAATATTTACCATTATTATGCCCACTTAAATGGATTTAAAGATGGAGTCGATGTGGGGGACGTAGTGAAGCCCGGAGATGTAATTGGAAGTGTCGGTGCTACCGGTTATGGACCTCCAGGAACCTCTGGAAAATTCCCTCCTCACCTTCATTACGGCATGTACAAAGATAATGGAGAAAATGAATGGTCATTTGACCCTTATCCTTATTTAAAGAAGTGGGAGAAAATAGCTCGAAATTCAAAATAAAATTTTACAAAAAGACCCGCGTGCCCCCTCGTGAGGGGACACCGGGTCTTTTTATTCTAACTTTGAGATTTAGACTTTTTCACTGCATTCGTTATACTAAGTGCCAGGCCGCCCCAAATTATAACTATAGTGACAATAAACATGACGATAGCCATTAGCGAGCAACCTCCTTTTTCTCTTCATTTGACTGCTGTTCCAGTTCATTATTCGGCCACTTTTTAATGGACATTAATGCGCCCACAAAAATGGCTCCAATGGCAACGATCCATCCAAAGTTAAATAAGAAATCAATTGGATAGCCTCCGTATGCCGCTGACAATTCCGCACGTAAGTTTTGCAGAAGCATGTACCCAAGCACTACAGGTGTAATTATCCCAAGGCAAATTCGCCACCAGGTACCTAATCTAATATCAGAAATTTCGTTGGCATGTGCTTGAAAACCCTTAAGTCCCTTAGCGAACCAGGCTAAGGCCACAACTTCGAACAGCCCGGCCATTGCTACCCCGTAGGAGTTGATGAAATGGTCTACAGTGTCCAAAAGGTTCAGTCCACCTCGCGTAGCGTAAAGTAAAGAAATAAGAGCAGAAAGCCCTCCACCAATCGCTATTGATTTGCCGCGTGAGATATTGAACTTTTCAGATACAGCTGCAACGTATGTCTCCGTAATCGAAATGAGTGAAGACAACCCTGCCAATACTAAGGACGCAAAGAATAGAAAACCAAAAATTCTTGGAATCCCCGGAATTTGACTGACAATTTCCGGGAATACCATGAAAGCAAGTCCTACTCCTCCAACACCCTTTTCAGCCGCTAGCTGACTAACGGTTGTATCATAGGTAAATGCCATAAAACCGATTGCGGCAAAAACGCCAATCCCCGCCAGGATTTCAAAGGATGAGTTTGCAAATCCAGTGATAAAAGCATTGTTCGTTATATCAGATTTCTTAGGAAGATAGGAAGCATAAGTCAC encodes the following:
- a CDS encoding YhcN/YlaJ family sporulation lipoprotein codes for the protein MKNYRLITLIMGLTFLLLAGCTEAQKEEARDKGTDEALHRNEMDDYNDRPMEGQVGYVRYEKDQLDQDAEQNQNFKVNKEKVADMISRMILKYDEFEDVATLVTDEEVLVAYQAPEGQDRELSADMVKKTAYSLVPSFYHVYVSDNPSAFGDIQSLSNSTVYDDQYNEVIDNIIQKMKEAPQGKGDQAENTDTDPS
- a CDS encoding M23 family metallopeptidase; the encoded protein is MCQLFFMYNASASEESERMSLYKKTSAVTNIPWYYFAAIDQYERQVNEEIPEERVTAIKPDPLFWKGVKGPSLFFPNGWGASGNDDKKADITNDEDVLWSIGSYIKSYGTTRDDIRIALWNYYKRDLTVQTIMNTAEVFKKFQTVALTDRDFPLPLEANYSYNNTWGDARGFGGRRIHEGTDIFANYGVPVKSTTYGVVEMKGWNKYGGWRIGIRDIYNIYHYYAHLNGFKDGVDVGDVVKPGDVIGSVGATGYGPPGTSGKFPPHLHYGMYKDNGENEWSFDPYPYLKKWEKIARNSK
- a CDS encoding methionine/alanine import family NSS transporter small subunit, which encodes MAIVMFIVTIVIIWGGLALSITNAVKKSKSQS
- a CDS encoding sodium-dependent transporter, translating into MENRSQWGSGAGFLFAAMGSEIGLGNIWLFPATAYESGGGAFIIPYLFALLTAGIPLLILEYTIGHKYRGSAPKSLGRVRKGFEWIGWWQVTIAFVISTYYAVIIAWAIMYAYYSFGLTWGDDPTSFFVGDFLTLTDPGTFGGLVPKILLPLLIVWVITLGVLSKGVKKGIERANKIFIPTLVILFTIMVIRAVTLEGAAAGLSAFFTPDWSSIADPQVWVAAYGQIFFSLSIAFAIMVTYASYLPKKSDITNNAFITGFANSSFEILAGIGVFAAIGFMAFTYDTTVSQLAAEKGVGGVGLAFMVFPEIVSQIPGIPRIFGFLFFASLVLAGLSSLISITETYVAAVSEKFNISRGKSIAIGGGLSALISLLYATRGGLNLLDTVDHFINSYGVAMAGLFEVVALAWFAKGLKGFQAHANEISDIRLGTWWRICLGIITPVVLGYMLLQNLRAELSAAYGGYPIDFLFNFGWIVAIGAIFVGALMSIKKWPNNELEQQSNEEKKEVAR